The Malus domestica chromosome 06, GDT2T_hap1 genome has a segment encoding these proteins:
- the LOC139196917 gene encoding cytochrome P450 736A117-like, whose translation MSSQDMFTTGTDTTHTILEWAMAELTRHPRVINKSQSEGRGIVASKTDREDDLVEMHYLKDVIKETLQLHPSVPLLIPRLSTGDVKIHGCNIKAKTQVLVNTRMYVLLLYAIIYACASFIESNDAPNNEKLGK comes from the exons ATGTCTTCGCAGGATATGTTTACTACGGGTACTGATACCACGCATACAATCCTCGAGTGGGCGATGGCTGAGCTTACAAGGCATCCAAGGGTCATTAACAAGTCGCAAAGTGAGGGGAGGGGAATAGTTGCAAGCAAAACAGATAGAGAGGATGATTTGGTCGAAATGCACTACTTGAAGGACGTGATCAAGGAGACTCTTCAACTACACCCTTCAGTTCCGCTACTGATTCCCAGGCTGTCGACCGGCGATGTGAAAATACATGGTTGCAACATTAAAGCCAAGACACAAGTACTGGTCAAT ACAAGAATGTATGTACTTTTGTTATATGCTATCATATATGCTTGTGCATCTTTTATCGAATCCAACGACGCTCCAAACAATGAGAAATTAGGGAAATAA
- the LOC139197090 gene encoding uncharacterized protein: MPFVEHEHYEIPRNCQLHPDNDLFRDQEEHKIHLDINEWQCGYCKKSFRAEMFLDQHFDNRHNNLLNVSGSKCLADLCGALHCDAVMNTKSSKTKCNPASVARNHHLCEGLANSCFPINQSPSARRLNEFFLHQFCHAHTCSGKRKLFPRGGRKHISVFYLAISILTLMLLPIFYLIVYLHQREMRKGTQELRRISKVGQKTKPS; this comes from the exons atgccatttgtggaACATGAGCACTATGAGATTCCGCGTAACTGTCAACTTCATCCCGACAACGATCTATTTAGAGATCAGGAAGAGCACAAGATTCATTTGGATATAAACGAATGGCAGTGCGGATACTGTAAGAAAAGCTTCCGTGCTGAAATGTTTCTTGATCAACATTTTGACAACAGACACAACAATCTTCTGAATGTA AGTGGCAGCAAGTGCTTAGCTGATTTATGCGGAGCTTTGCATTGCGATGCTGTGATGAATACCAAGTCGAGCAAAACCAAATGCAATCCTGCATCTGTTGCACGGAATCACCACCTATGTGAG GGTCTTGCCAATAGCTGTTTTCCGATTAATCAAAGTCCTTCAGCCCGCCGTCTTAATG AGTTTTTCTTGCACCAATTTTGTCATGCTCATACTTGCTCGGGGAAACGGAAGCTTTTTCCTAGAGGAGGAAGG AAACATATAAGTGTATTCTACCTGGCTATCTCCATACTGACTTTGATGCTGCTCCCTATTTTCTATCTGATAGTGTATTTGCACCAAAG AGAGATGAGGAAAGGAACCCAAGAGCTTAGGCGCATTTCAAAAGTTGGGCAGAAAACAAAACCCTCGTAG